In Chryseobacterium gleum, a single genomic region encodes these proteins:
- a CDS encoding four helix bundle protein: protein MSTIKFHQDLKVFQQSFETAQLIYELSKSFPKEELYSLTDQIRRSSRSVTANISEAWGKRKYEKSFISKLTDSEGEARETQTWLQFAFACNYMNDEQYNNLHNKYNQIIGMLVNMMSQSEKWCSFSSMNKEENNL from the coding sequence ATGTCAACAATTAAATTTCATCAGGATTTAAAAGTTTTTCAACAATCATTTGAAACAGCACAGCTGATTTATGAACTCTCAAAATCCTTTCCAAAAGAAGAACTTTACTCACTTACAGATCAGATAAGAAGATCATCAAGATCTGTAACAGCTAATATTAGCGAGGCCTGGGGAAAAAGAAAATATGAAAAATCCTTCATCTCTAAACTTACAGATTCGGAAGGAGAAGCAAGAGAAACCCAAACATGGCTTCAGTTTGCCTTTGCCTGCAATTATATGAATGACGAGCAATACAATAATTTGCACAACAAATACAACCAAATAATAGGAATGTTAGTTAATATGATGAGCCAGTCAGAAAAATGGTGTTCATTTTCTTCAATGAATAAAGAAGAGAATAATTTGTAA
- the eno gene encoding phosphopyruvate hydratase → MSAISYIEARQILDSRGNPTIEVDVFTESGAMGRAAVPSGASTGEHEAVELRDGGSEYQGKGVLKAVENVKEVIAENLVGQPVFEQNYIDQIMIDLDGTANKGNLGANAILGVSLAVARAAAAELGMPLYKYVGGVNANTLPVPMMNVINGGSHSDAPIAFQEFMIMPVKADSFSHALRKGTEIFHNLKSILKGRGLSTAVGDEGGFAPTFNGTEDALDTLLQAIEKAGYKPGDDIMLALDCAASEFYKDGTYDYRKFEGDKGAHRSREEQVSYLAELAAKYPIISIEDGMQEDDWEGWKMLTDKIGDRVQLVGDDLFVTNVDRLSRGVTEGIANSILVKVNQIGSLSETMAAVQMAQNNKFTSVMSHRSGETEDSTIADLAVAMNCGQIKTGSASRSDRMAKYNQLLRIEEALGETAIFPGLGAFKIKR, encoded by the coding sequence ATGAGTGCAATTTCTTACATAGAAGCAAGACAGATTTTAGATTCCAGAGGAAATCCTACCATTGAAGTAGATGTATTTACAGAAAGCGGGGCAATGGGCCGTGCAGCAGTTCCTTCAGGAGCATCTACAGGAGAACACGAAGCGGTAGAATTACGTGATGGCGGTTCAGAATATCAGGGTAAAGGAGTCCTGAAAGCTGTTGAAAATGTAAAAGAAGTAATTGCAGAGAATTTGGTTGGACAGCCGGTTTTCGAACAAAATTATATCGATCAGATTATGATTGATCTTGACGGAACGGCTAACAAAGGAAATCTTGGTGCTAATGCTATTCTTGGTGTTTCTCTGGCGGTAGCAAGAGCTGCAGCTGCAGAATTGGGAATGCCTCTTTATAAATATGTTGGTGGTGTAAATGCCAACACACTTCCTGTTCCAATGATGAACGTAATCAACGGTGGATCTCATTCAGATGCTCCTATCGCATTCCAGGAATTCATGATCATGCCGGTAAAAGCAGATTCTTTCTCTCATGCATTGAGAAAAGGAACTGAAATTTTCCACAATCTGAAGTCAATCCTTAAAGGAAGAGGTCTTTCTACAGCAGTAGGAGATGAAGGAGGTTTTGCTCCTACTTTCAACGGAACTGAAGATGCTTTGGATACATTGCTTCAGGCAATTGAAAAAGCAGGTTATAAGCCTGGTGATGACATTATGCTGGCATTAGACTGTGCCGCTTCAGAATTCTACAAAGACGGAACTTACGATTACAGAAAATTTGAAGGCGATAAAGGAGCTCACAGGTCAAGAGAAGAGCAGGTTTCTTACCTTGCCGAGCTGGCTGCTAAATATCCGATCATTTCTATCGAAGACGGTATGCAGGAAGATGACTGGGAAGGATGGAAAATGTTAACGGACAAAATCGGTGACAGAGTACAGCTGGTAGGTGACGATTTATTCGTAACCAACGTAGACAGATTATCAAGAGGAGTAACAGAAGGTATTGCCAACTCAATCCTTGTAAAAGTAAACCAGATCGGTTCTCTTTCTGAAACAATGGCGGCTGTACAGATGGCTCAGAACAACAAATTCACTTCAGTAATGTCTCACAGATCAGGAGAAACTGAAGATTCTACCATTGCTGATTTAGCAGTAGCTATGAACTGCGGACAGATCAAAACCGGTTCCGCTTCAAGATCAGACAGAATGGCAAAATACAACCAGTTATTAAGAATTGAAGAAGCTCTTGGTGAGACTGCAATTTTCCCTGGTTTAGGCGCATTTAAAATCAAAAGATAA
- a CDS encoding response regulator, with amino-acid sequence MSISIAIVEDEKNYNNALKKVINYQKDMKVIAQFFDGNDAMMNLPGISPDVVMMDIQLQDMLGIEIIEKLRKEMPDTQFIMCTSFDDDEKIFNSLKAGAMGYLVKGESMDKILSSIRDVYSGGAPMSFSIARRVLKHFENKLPEVEGFDELTEREKEILELLSQGLLYKEIADKKFISIDTVKKHVGNIYRKLHVNNKVEAVNKFNQSKN; translated from the coding sequence ATGAGCATTTCCATAGCCATAGTAGAAGATGAGAAAAACTACAACAATGCGTTGAAGAAGGTCATCAATTATCAGAAGGATATGAAGGTTATCGCTCAGTTCTTTGATGGAAATGACGCAATGATGAATCTGCCCGGTATTTCTCCCGACGTTGTGATGATGGATATCCAGTTGCAGGATATGCTTGGAATCGAGATCATAGAAAAGCTGCGAAAAGAAATGCCCGATACACAATTTATCATGTGTACCAGTTTTGATGATGACGAAAAAATCTTCAATTCTTTGAAAGCCGGTGCTATGGGATATCTTGTAAAGGGAGAAAGCATGGATAAGATTCTTTCTTCGATACGGGATGTATACAGCGGTGGTGCTCCGATGAGTTTTTCTATCGCGAGAAGAGTACTGAAACATTTCGAAAACAAACTTCCGGAAGTCGAAGGCTTTGATGAACTGACGGAACGTGAAAAGGAAATTCTTGAGCTTCTTTCACAAGGCCTTCTGTACAAAGAAATCGCAGACAAAAAATTTATCAGCATCGATACTGTGAAAAAGCATGTCGGAAATATCTACAGAAAACTTCACGTAAATAACAAAGTGGAGGCTGTCAATAAATTTAATCAATCAAAAAACTAA
- a CDS encoding alpha/beta hydrolase translates to MSTKNILSIMGLVISLQLFKAQERWVLKSGFMSKPDTVLIFKPKTYMKTEKYPLVYLLHGYSENYRQWSRTTDLQKFSDQYKMIIVCPDGFTTWYVNSPYDKGARTEDFFFKELVPKVHNNFNIDKKNIFISGLSMGGYGAIRYFLLHQDYFNTAGSTSGAFSLDPDIMRNASLQFFKTERITDDLNKILGSPDEWKQYNISTLLKTYNKGNPFLIDCGSEDILYPSTIEIKGIADSLKIPITFISQPGNHNTEYWKNSIEHHFIFFRQHFK, encoded by the coding sequence ATGAGTACAAAAAACATCCTGTCGATTATGGGTCTTGTAATAAGCCTGCAGCTGTTCAAGGCACAGGAAAGATGGGTTCTGAAATCCGGGTTTATGTCAAAACCGGATACGGTATTGATTTTTAAACCCAAAACCTACATGAAGACAGAAAAATATCCATTAGTCTATTTATTACACGGGTATAGTGAAAACTACCGTCAATGGTCCCGGACAACAGATCTTCAGAAGTTTTCTGATCAATATAAAATGATTATTGTATGCCCGGACGGATTTACAACATGGTATGTAAACAGTCCTTATGATAAAGGGGCAAGAACTGAAGATTTCTTTTTTAAGGAGCTGGTTCCCAAGGTTCATAACAATTTCAATATTGACAAAAAGAATATTTTCATCAGCGGATTGAGCATGGGAGGATATGGTGCTATCCGATATTTTCTACTTCATCAGGATTATTTTAATACTGCAGGAAGTACAAGCGGCGCTTTTTCTCTGGATCCTGACATTATGAGGAATGCAAGCTTGCAATTCTTTAAAACAGAAAGGATTACTGATGACCTGAACAAAATACTTGGTTCTCCGGACGAATGGAAGCAGTATAATATTTCAACACTGTTAAAAACCTACAATAAAGGGAATCCTTTTTTAATAGATTGCGGTTCGGAAGATATACTTTATCCTTCCACCATTGAAATCAAAGGTATTGCCGATAGTCTGAAAATTCCCATTACATTTATTTCCCAACCCGGGAATCATAATACCGAATATTGGAAAAACTCCATTGAACATCATTTTATTTTTTTCAGACAACATTTTAAATAA
- a CDS encoding winged helix-turn-helix transcriptional regulator, producing the protein MRKETSTNAANEQFLFGICELNSAVSIISGRWKSQIIYSISEGNNRFHLLKKELSNISEQVLGRQLKELETHKLIIKKEIPDTIPAGIEYILTNKGQDLIPILKNLCEWGKEYADGKEISVCNIS; encoded by the coding sequence ATGAGAAAAGAAACTTCAACCAATGCGGCAAACGAACAGTTTCTGTTCGGTATCTGTGAACTGAATTCCGCAGTAAGTATCATCAGTGGGCGTTGGAAGTCACAGATTATTTATTCGATATCGGAGGGAAATAACCGGTTTCATCTTTTGAAAAAGGAACTGTCTAATATTTCTGAACAGGTTTTAGGGAGACAACTTAAAGAACTGGAAACTCATAAACTTATCATTAAAAAAGAAATTCCTGATACCATTCCTGCAGGAATAGAATATATACTGACCAACAAAGGGCAGGATCTTATTCCGATTCTGAAAAACTTATGTGAATGGGGCAAAGAATATGCAGATGGAAAAGAGATATCGGTCTGCAATATTTCTTAG
- a CDS encoding citrate synthase: MSDNKVILNYAGNSYEYPIVDSTIGDRGIDISKLRDQTGLITLDLGYKNTGATISDITYLDGDKGELFYRGYPIEQIAEKSNFTEVMYLLLHGELPTQDQYTSFENNIKKYNFIADEMKKIIDVFPRSAHPMGVLSSLTSALTAFNPKAVNVNSKEEMDHAAELMIAKFSHLCAWTYRKTQGLPLNHGDNNLNYVENFYKMAFRLPNADFEIDPVVVNALDKLLILHADHEQNCSTSTVRMVGSAHTGLFASISAGVSALWGPLHGGANQAVIEMLELIEKDGGDVSKYVAKAKDKNDNFRLMGFGHRVYKNFDPRAKIIKKAADDILKALGIQDKALDIAMQLERVALEDEYFVERKLYPNVDFYSGIIYRALGIPTEMFTVMFALGRLPGWISQWKEMRLKGDPIGRPRQVYQGAQQRNYIDIASR, translated from the coding sequence ATGTCAGACAACAAAGTAATATTGAATTACGCAGGTAATTCATATGAATATCCAATTGTGGATAGTACTATCGGAGACAGAGGGATTGATATTTCAAAATTAAGAGACCAGACAGGTTTGATCACTCTGGATTTAGGTTACAAAAATACAGGAGCTACTATTAGCGACATCACTTACTTAGACGGAGATAAAGGAGAATTATTCTACAGAGGTTATCCAATCGAGCAGATTGCTGAAAAATCTAACTTCACTGAAGTAATGTATCTTTTATTACATGGAGAATTGCCTACTCAGGATCAGTATACTTCTTTCGAAAACAACATTAAAAAATATAACTTTATTGCAGACGAGATGAAAAAAATCATCGACGTTTTCCCTCGCTCTGCTCACCCTATGGGCGTTTTATCTTCTTTAACTTCTGCTTTGACAGCCTTCAACCCGAAAGCCGTTAATGTAAACTCTAAAGAAGAAATGGATCATGCTGCTGAGCTTATGATCGCTAAGTTCTCTCACCTTTGTGCATGGACTTACAGAAAAACTCAAGGTTTACCATTAAACCACGGAGATAACAACTTAAACTACGTAGAGAACTTCTACAAAATGGCATTCAGATTACCAAACGCTGATTTCGAAATCGATCCGGTAGTAGTAAATGCTCTAGATAAATTATTAATCCTTCACGCAGACCACGAGCAAAACTGTTCTACTTCTACAGTAAGAATGGTAGGTTCTGCTCACACAGGTCTTTTCGCTTCTATCTCTGCTGGGGTATCTGCACTTTGGGGCCCACTTCACGGTGGTGCTAACCAGGCTGTAATCGAAATGCTTGAGCTTATCGAGAAAGATGGTGGTGACGTATCTAAATATGTTGCTAAAGCTAAAGATAAGAATGATAACTTCCGTCTAATGGGATTCGGACACAGAGTATACAAAAACTTCGACCCAAGAGCGAAAATCATCAAAAAAGCTGCTGACGATATCCTTAAAGCATTAGGAATCCAGGATAAAGCTCTTGACATTGCAATGCAGTTAGAAAGAGTAGCACTGGAAGACGAATACTTCGTAGAAAGAAAACTATATCCAAACGTAGACTTCTATTCAGGTATCATCTACAGAGCATTAGGAATTCCTACAGAAATGTTCACGGTAATGTTTGCATTAGGAAGACTTCCGGGATGGATTTCTCAGTGGAAAGAAATGAGATTGAAAGGAGACCCGATCGGAAGACCAAGACAGGTTTACCAAGGTGCTCAGCAAAGAAACTACATCGATATTGCAAGCAGATAA
- a CDS encoding sensor histidine kinase, producing MKQLPDTIRLAYIIAVILLITFVIFIVLIVVLYNKRQLFFIQQQQLKEAEHQNQLLQKELEKQKILEQERERISHDMHDDLGAGISALKLQAEFLKQKAENDDLQSDIEELLKTSEEMNISMREMLWSLNAGNDTLGRFIDYAILYTTNFLKKTKIMVYSESEDIIAETSISTEMRRNLFLCLKEAVNNVYKHSHADTLNLSFLQEKNSFSMKISDNGTGIPDGQKEGNGLRNMKRRMNELSGEFSIIPENHGTCLVFRIAVNTPFV from the coding sequence ATGAAGCAACTACCGGACACAATACGATTGGCTTATATTATTGCTGTTATTTTGTTAATAACTTTTGTCATATTTATTGTATTAATAGTTGTTCTGTATAATAAAAGACAGCTTTTTTTTATTCAACAGCAACAGCTCAAAGAAGCTGAACATCAAAACCAGCTCCTTCAGAAAGAACTGGAAAAACAAAAAATTCTTGAACAGGAACGGGAACGAATCTCACATGATATGCATGATGACCTTGGGGCAGGAATCTCCGCACTGAAGCTTCAGGCAGAATTTCTGAAGCAGAAAGCAGAAAATGATGATCTGCAAAGCGATATCGAAGAGCTCCTGAAGACTTCAGAAGAAATGAATATCTCTATGCGTGAAATGCTCTGGAGCCTGAATGCCGGAAATGATACCCTGGGAAGGTTTATTGACTATGCAATCCTCTATACCACAAATTTTTTAAAGAAAACAAAAATAATGGTGTATTCAGAAAGCGAAGATATCATAGCGGAAACATCCATTTCCACAGAAATGAGGCGTAATCTTTTTCTCTGCTTAAAAGAAGCCGTCAATAATGTTTATAAGCACAGCCATGCAGATACTTTGAATCTTTCTTTCTTACAGGAAAAAAATAGCTTCTCAATGAAAATATCCGACAACGGAACTGGTATTCCTGACGGTCAGAAAGAAGGAAACGGACTTAGAAATATGAAAAGAAGAATGAATGAATTGTCAGGTGAATTTAGTATAATACCCGAAAATCATGGAACCTGCCTGGTGTTCCGCATAGCTGTAAATACCCCTTTTGTGTAA
- a CDS encoding TonB-dependent receptor domain-containing protein: MIFKLWLLLLLLFLSIFGKAQEAVKEKIPDSLAEVKSSTTDISEVIIQSAPRKMKLNEGNLVLSVAGNKDFKTSLHLLDVLRKTPGVTVDQEDGIFIGGRITPAVFIDGKPVVMSNQELQSYLRSLSPEMVESVEVITNPPSKYDAEFKGIIDIKLKRNVNLGLKAIYNGNIYINKFNYRENAFNISYHTGRVTYNLQAGYNDGISTYRYHALQRLANTNIMRTQTYQEDAGKVYSLQAGADFNLNDKNRFGLNLRGNFRNNDRIRTGSLYTTDKTGTQLVLNTVSENPTDYSQDNYGVTTDYSFQNKGFKLSFLGNYLSVKNKQNDDFINKDSVTENLLSYWKSDLINKINIYTAQIDVSQKMGNADLEAGVKYSNSDTQNNIRYDTLSVGNHFVFDPSRSNIFSYKEKIWAGYVAYRQKMGNLQIIAGLRFENTNSISNAITIDSVVSRNYLKWLPSLSASYTFNKSSELSLSYSRKITRPAFSQLNPFRFYFSPLNYWIGNPYLLPSFTSQIKATYRYKNWVTSFTIGKEKDVMTRYPLYNPQTNVLEYLGTNLPYRNFAVLETSFPVRVTKWWNITSQIAGYYNYEFRPYLDEVFALNIYNYEVRINQVFSLPRGFTVNVFGVYESKTGNSLYSIKPRYTVDVSVQKAWFDNKLNTKIGFNNLFDSYDQRLEFRHKQIMDNRFTHWWDSSRLVFSLSYNIGSSKYQVKETQKTDEENRTR; encoded by the coding sequence ATGATCTTCAAATTATGGCTCTTGCTGCTTCTGCTGTTCCTGTCAATTTTTGGAAAAGCTCAGGAAGCCGTCAAAGAAAAAATCCCGGATTCTCTGGCTGAGGTAAAATCTTCAACAACAGATATTTCAGAAGTCATTATCCAGTCAGCTCCACGAAAAATGAAACTGAATGAAGGCAATCTTGTACTGTCTGTTGCCGGAAATAAAGACTTTAAAACTTCCTTGCATCTCCTTGATGTTTTAAGAAAAACACCTGGTGTTACAGTAGATCAGGAAGATGGAATTTTTATTGGGGGCAGAATCACTCCCGCTGTTTTTATTGATGGGAAACCTGTTGTTATGAGCAATCAGGAGCTACAGTCCTATTTGCGGTCTTTATCTCCGGAAATGGTAGAATCGGTGGAAGTGATTACCAATCCACCTTCTAAATACGATGCAGAATTTAAAGGAATTATTGATATCAAACTGAAAAGGAATGTCAACCTTGGCTTGAAAGCAATTTATAATGGCAATATATACATTAATAAATTCAACTATCGGGAAAATGCGTTCAATATTTCTTATCATACAGGGAGAGTGACATACAATCTGCAGGCGGGTTATAATGATGGAATTTCAACTTATCGTTATCATGCATTGCAGCGATTGGCCAATACCAATATTATGCGTACTCAAACCTATCAGGAAGATGCTGGAAAAGTTTACAGTCTTCAGGCAGGTGCAGATTTTAATCTGAATGATAAAAACCGGTTTGGCCTTAATCTGAGAGGTAATTTCCGGAATAATGACAGAATACGCACCGGATCACTTTATACAACTGATAAAACCGGAACCCAATTGGTATTGAATACAGTCAGTGAAAACCCTACAGATTATTCTCAGGACAACTATGGAGTGACAACCGATTATTCTTTCCAAAATAAGGGATTTAAGCTTAGTTTCTTAGGAAATTATCTTTCAGTTAAAAATAAGCAGAATGATGATTTCATCAATAAAGACAGTGTTACAGAAAATCTTCTCTCGTATTGGAAATCTGACTTGATTAATAAAATAAATATCTATACTGCTCAGATAGATGTTTCACAGAAAATGGGTAATGCAGATCTTGAAGCAGGAGTAAAATACAGCAATTCAGACACTCAAAACAATATCAGGTATGATACATTATCTGTTGGCAATCATTTCGTTTTTGATCCTTCGAGGAGCAATATATTTTCATACAAAGAAAAGATTTGGGCAGGTTATGTGGCATACAGACAAAAAATGGGAAATCTTCAGATCATTGCAGGATTAAGATTTGAGAACACAAACAGTATTTCCAATGCAATTACAATAGACTCTGTGGTTTCCAGAAACTATCTGAAGTGGCTGCCGTCTTTAAGCGCCAGCTATACTTTTAATAAATCCAGTGAGCTTTCTCTTTCCTATAGCAGAAAAATAACGAGACCAGCGTTTTCGCAGCTTAATCCGTTCAGATTTTATTTCAGTCCGTTAAATTACTGGATAGGGAATCCATATCTGTTGCCTTCCTTTACCAGTCAGATTAAAGCAACCTATCGGTATAAAAACTGGGTGACAAGCTTTACCATCGGGAAAGAAAAGGATGTTATGACACGGTATCCCCTTTACAATCCGCAGACAAATGTACTGGAATATTTAGGAACGAATCTTCCCTACCGGAACTTTGCTGTGCTGGAAACAAGCTTTCCGGTAAGAGTTACAAAATGGTGGAATATCACCAGTCAGATTGCGGGCTATTATAATTATGAATTCAGACCTTATCTGGATGAGGTTTTTGCATTGAACATTTATAATTACGAAGTGAGAATCAACCAGGTATTTTCACTTCCTAGAGGATTTACTGTAAATGTATTTGGTGTTTACGAATCTAAAACAGGAAACAGTCTTTATAGTATTAAACCGAGGTATACTGTAGATGTATCAGTGCAAAAGGCATGGTTTGATAATAAACTGAACACAAAAATAGGTTTTAATAATCTTTTCGATTCTTACGATCAGAGACTGGAATTCAGGCATAAGCAGATTATGGATAACCGTTTTACGCACTGGTGGGACAGCAGCAGGCTGGTATTTTCGCTTAGTTATAACATAGGAAGTTCAAAATATCAGGTGAAAGAAACCCAGAAGACAGACGAAGAAAACAGAACAAGATAA
- a CDS encoding helix-turn-helix domain-containing protein, which yields MTFGQQMLFFFSAVGAFNGLLLGIYLLFVKKLKYLPDFFLGLLLLMLSTRVGIAVCIYFYPDLPRIIPHLGLSALFYTGPALYYYVKSSFQQEHFDWKNCRKWFGILTIILGTVGLLYLLFPVTWEHYFGTFIYTVWSIFVFLTVYQYYNFSRQKLKNPNQFVLPVLISNIIIFLTYQLISTGWVQIYCAGGSLVFSFVLYANFLILFNKKYQQLPVKETEKYSNKKISGEQADSFSSRLERLMNTEELYKNPNLKLSDVASKMNISAHQLSQLLNDNLGKSFSTYINEYRIHEACEKIENGSYLKIEEIGYEVGFNSKSTFFSTFKKIKNTTPLLYKQSQTLTESRFQSSNL from the coding sequence ATGACTTTCGGACAACAGATGTTATTTTTCTTCAGTGCGGTAGGAGCATTCAACGGACTTCTGCTGGGAATTTATCTGCTGTTTGTTAAGAAACTGAAATACCTCCCGGATTTTTTCCTCGGACTTCTCTTGCTGATGCTGAGCACCAGAGTGGGCATTGCTGTATGCATTTACTTTTATCCGGATCTGCCAAGAATTATTCCGCATTTGGGATTGTCTGCCTTATTTTATACCGGACCGGCGCTATACTATTATGTGAAATCTTCCTTTCAGCAGGAACACTTTGACTGGAAGAACTGCCGGAAATGGTTTGGAATACTGACGATCATTTTGGGGACAGTCGGTTTATTATATCTCCTTTTCCCTGTTACATGGGAGCATTATTTCGGAACCTTTATTTATACTGTCTGGTCTATATTTGTATTCCTTACAGTGTATCAGTACTACAATTTTTCCAGGCAGAAGCTTAAAAATCCCAACCAGTTTGTTCTTCCGGTTCTGATCAGTAATATCATTATCTTTCTGACCTATCAGCTGATCTCAACAGGCTGGGTGCAAATCTACTGTGCAGGAGGAAGTCTTGTATTTTCATTTGTACTGTATGCCAACTTTTTGATTTTATTCAATAAAAAATATCAGCAGCTTCCGGTAAAGGAAACTGAAAAATATTCCAATAAAAAGATCTCCGGAGAACAGGCAGACAGTTTTTCGTCCAGATTAGAGCGGCTGATGAATACTGAAGAGCTTTATAAAAATCCCAATCTGAAATTAAGTGATGTGGCATCTAAAATGAATATCTCTGCCCATCAGCTTTCCCAGCTGCTGAATGATAATCTTGGTAAAAGCTTTTCCACTTATATCAATGAATATCGTATTCATGAAGCCTGTGAAAAGATAGAAAATGGCTCTTATTTAAAAATTGAAGAGATAGGATATGAAGTAGGATTCAATTCCAAATCGACTTTCTTTTCTACGTTCAAGAAAATTAAAAATACAACACCTCTTTTGTATAAACAGTCTCAAACCCTTACTGAATCAAGGTTTCAGAGTTCAAATTTATAA
- a CDS encoding dimethylarginine dimethylaminohydrolase family protein, translating to MRLNIKNETGRLKSVVLGQPNSLGPVPTLEESYDAKSYYSIEHNIYPKEEDVIKEMNAFEAVLKKYDVEVLRPSIIKDYNQVFSRDVAFVIDDKMIISNVIADRADEQEAYKSVFEKVAWRKIINLPETAHIEGGDVIVWDDFLFIGTCFSEDYRNYKTARTNEYAIEILKEYFPKKRIIDLELKKNDKVPFEGILHLDCTFNPVGEDKCIIYKNGFVDESDYRLIIDIFGEENCFHINDEEMFEMFPNIFSISPDVVVSDKAFTRMNNHLRNEWGMTVEEIPYREISKMGGLLRCSTMPLVRE from the coding sequence ATGAGACTAAACATTAAAAACGAAACGGGTAGGCTGAAGTCAGTAGTTCTAGGCCAGCCTAATTCATTGGGGCCGGTTCCCACACTAGAGGAAAGTTATGACGCAAAGTCATATTACTCAATCGAACACAATATTTATCCTAAAGAAGAGGATGTTATTAAAGAAATGAACGCTTTTGAAGCGGTTTTAAAAAAGTATGATGTTGAAGTATTGCGCCCAAGCATCATCAAAGACTACAACCAGGTTTTTTCCAGAGATGTAGCTTTTGTAATTGATGACAAAATGATCATTTCCAATGTGATCGCAGACAGGGCAGATGAGCAGGAGGCATACAAAAGTGTTTTTGAAAAAGTTGCATGGAGAAAGATCATCAACCTTCCCGAAACTGCACATATTGAAGGAGGAGATGTAATCGTATGGGATGATTTCCTTTTCATCGGGACGTGCTTCAGCGAAGATTACCGAAACTATAAAACGGCAAGAACCAATGAATATGCCATTGAAATCTTAAAAGAATATTTTCCGAAGAAAAGAATCATCGATCTGGAGCTGAAGAAAAATGATAAAGTTCCGTTTGAAGGTATTCTGCATCTGGATTGTACATTTAATCCGGTAGGTGAAGACAAATGTATCATTTATAAAAACGGATTTGTGGATGAAAGCGATTACCGCCTAATCATTGATATTTTCGGAGAAGAAAACTGTTTCCATATCAATGATGAAGAAATGTTTGAAATGTTCCCTAATATTTTCTCCATTTCACCGGATGTTGTAGTTTCAGACAAAGCATTTACGAGAATGAATAACCACCTGAGAAACGAGTGGGGAATGACAGTAGAAGAAATCCCTTACAGAGAAATCTCCAAAATGGGTGGATTGTTGAGATGTTCTACAATGCCGCTTGTGAGAGAATAA